The following proteins come from a genomic window of Nitrospira sp.:
- a CDS encoding Mobile element protein, with translation MDGLVSGHRRPRTSLLAARMDGRLAEPLLFDGTGDTGVFNTWLKTRLCPRRNAHHLVIRANAAFHTSSEPAQLIAATGAPLLFLAPYSPDLNPIEHDFAALKKRREYQDHATLEDIVRGYH, from the coding sequence GTGGACGGCCTGGTCTCCGGGCATCGCCGGCCCCGCACGTCGCTCCTCGCCGCTCGCATGGATGGGCGACTGGCAGAGCCCTTGCTGTTCGACGGGACTGGCGATACCGGGGTCTTCAACACCTGGCTGAAGACGCGGCTGTGCCCGCGTCGGAACGCCCACCACCTCGTGATCAGGGCCAACGCTGCATTTCATACGTCATCCGAACCGGCGCAGCTCATCGCAGCGACTGGCGCGCCCCTGCTGTTTCTCGCGCCCTATTCTCCCGACCTCAACCCCATCGAGCATGATTTCGCCGCCCTCAAGAAGCGCCGCGAGTATCAGGATCACGCCACCCTCGAGGACATCGTGAGAGGCTATCACTGA
- a CDS encoding Type I restriction-modification system, restriction subunit R has protein sequence MKVLGDETLRTIAREVAEAVRKNVTIDWTVRENVRAQLRVIVKRILRKHGYPPDKQEKATQTVLEQAEVLCNEVL, from the coding sequence GTGAAGGTGCTTGGAGACGAGACACTACGGACGATTGCGCGCGAGGTGGCGGAGGCGGTCCGAAAGAATGTCACCATCGATTGGACAGTTCGAGAAAACGTCCGCGCCCAGCTCCGAGTGATTGTAAAACGAATTCTTAGGAAGCATGGTTATCCACCCGATAAACAAGAAAAGGCGACGCAGACGGTGCTGGAACAAGCAGAGGTGCTGTGTAATGAAGTCCTGTGA
- a CDS encoding GCN5-related N-acetyltransferase — MSLFTGLQPYRFLYYIIRPMDVTFRSGTAADAPACGKIGYEAFKAIAEHHNFPPDFPSAEIAIALYAMILGRSDIFSIVGERDGQIVCSNFLWEGDAIAGVGPITVLPAAQNVSLGRRLMQSVLDRAESRNQAGVRLVQAAYHNRSLSLYTKLGFRAQEPLSILQGPPLQLELSGYRVRQASLDDLKACNAVCRMVHGHDRRSEVTRAIDDGIATVVEHGGRITGYATGLGFFGHAVGRTNEELKALIGAAPAFTGPGFLLPTRNTELLQWCFHHGLRIVQPMTLMSLGLYQKPAGSFLPSILY; from the coding sequence ATGTCCCTTTTCACCGGCCTACAGCCCTACCGCTTTTTATATTATATAATCCGACCTATGGACGTGACATTCAGATCCGGCACTGCAGCGGACGCCCCGGCTTGCGGAAAGATCGGCTACGAAGCATTCAAGGCGATTGCCGAGCACCATAATTTTCCACCGGACTTCCCTTCTGCTGAAATCGCAATCGCACTGTACGCAATGATCCTGGGACGATCGGACATCTTCTCGATCGTGGGAGAGCGCGATGGTCAAATCGTGTGCAGCAATTTCCTGTGGGAAGGTGATGCGATTGCAGGAGTCGGTCCGATTACGGTCCTTCCAGCTGCACAGAACGTCTCGCTTGGGCGCCGGTTGATGCAATCGGTCTTGGACCGTGCCGAAAGTCGGAATCAGGCAGGTGTTCGGCTGGTTCAGGCCGCTTATCATAATCGTTCACTGTCCTTGTACACCAAGCTCGGATTTCGGGCACAAGAGCCTCTGTCAATCTTACAGGGACCGCCCCTTCAGTTAGAGCTGTCCGGCTATCGAGTTCGCCAAGCGAGCCTGGACGATCTGAAGGCGTGCAATGCCGTCTGTCGCATGGTGCATGGTCACGATCGGCGCAGTGAGGTCACCCGTGCGATTGACGATGGGATAGCCACAGTCGTAGAGCATGGTGGTCGGATTACCGGCTACGCCACAGGTCTTGGTTTCTTTGGACATGCGGTCGGCCGGACGAACGAAGAACTCAAAGCTCTGATCGGAGCCGCACCGGCCTTTACCGGTCCAGGTTTCCTATTGCCGACGCGGAACACGGAATTGTTGCAGTGGTGCTTCCATCACGGTCTCCGGATAGTCCAACCTATGACGCTCATGAGTCTCGGGCTGTATCAGAAACCTGCCGGTTCCTTTCTTCCTTCCATCTTGTACTGA
- a CDS encoding Peptide chain release factor 3, whose product MTTETTPVSELAAAIARRRTFAIISHPDAGKTTLTEKLLLYSGLIRTAGMVRGRKGGKTTASDWMGMEQERGISITASAMQFPYKDAVVNLLDTPGHQDFSEDTYRTLTAADSAIMVIDAAKGVETQTRKLFAVCRLRRIPVLTLINKMDLPGRSPLDLMTEVEQALDIHASAINWPIGSGSDFVGIVSRADGLVQLFSKTMHGGATKVETDILPLDELSSTARVSQETMAEVRHDLELLEIAGNPFTREQFLRGEVTPVFFASALTNFGIESFLDAFVNLAPSPGMRPADRDDGSELFVNPTDMPFSAYVFKLQANMNPKHRDSTAFLRICSGRFERDMVVKHHRLGRDIRLARPHSLVAQERSTVEEAYPGDIIGIVNPGVFAIGDTVSLTGGFNFKPLPQFQPEIFARLRPTDVGKRKAFDKGLSQMAQEGTVQIMRSLNDQEALIAAVGRLQFDVLQYRLRHEYRVETILDALPFTCSAWLDGDPSTFKSPSASMMVKDQRDRVVVLFGDQLMKTIARDRNPDHVLRDMG is encoded by the coding sequence ATGACGACTGAAACGACTCCCGTCAGTGAACTTGCCGCCGCGATTGCACGGAGACGGACCTTTGCCATCATCAGCCATCCGGATGCCGGTAAAACAACGCTGACCGAAAAGCTTCTCTTGTACTCCGGCCTGATCCGAACCGCGGGCATGGTGCGTGGGCGCAAGGGCGGCAAGACCACGGCCTCGGATTGGATGGGGATGGAACAGGAACGCGGCATTTCCATCACGGCTTCGGCCATGCAGTTTCCCTATAAAGACGCCGTGGTAAACCTGCTGGACACGCCAGGCCATCAAGATTTCTCCGAAGATACCTATCGAACGTTGACGGCCGCAGACAGTGCCATCATGGTCATCGATGCAGCCAAAGGTGTCGAAACCCAGACACGCAAACTGTTCGCCGTGTGCCGTCTGCGTCGAATCCCAGTGTTGACGTTGATCAACAAGATGGACCTCCCGGGGCGTTCACCGCTCGATCTGATGACCGAAGTGGAACAGGCATTGGACATTCATGCCAGCGCAATCAATTGGCCGATCGGGTCGGGCAGTGATTTCGTAGGCATTGTCAGCCGTGCCGACGGCCTGGTGCAGCTGTTCAGCAAGACCATGCATGGCGGGGCCACGAAAGTGGAAACAGATATCTTGCCGCTGGACGAACTCAGCTCGACCGCCCGAGTCTCGCAGGAGACCATGGCCGAGGTGCGGCATGATCTGGAACTCTTGGAGATTGCCGGCAATCCCTTCACGCGGGAACAGTTTCTCCGGGGTGAGGTCACCCCGGTCTTTTTTGCATCCGCGCTCACGAATTTCGGCATTGAAAGCTTTCTCGATGCGTTTGTGAATTTGGCGCCAAGTCCCGGCATGCGGCCGGCCGATCGCGATGATGGGTCGGAACTCTTCGTCAACCCAACGGACATGCCGTTCAGCGCCTATGTCTTTAAGTTGCAGGCAAACATGAATCCCAAACATCGAGACAGCACCGCCTTTCTTCGGATCTGTTCCGGACGTTTCGAACGGGATATGGTGGTCAAACATCACAGATTGGGGCGGGATATTCGACTGGCGAGGCCGCACAGTCTGGTGGCGCAGGAACGCAGTACCGTCGAAGAGGCCTATCCCGGCGATATCATCGGCATCGTCAATCCCGGAGTCTTCGCCATCGGCGATACGGTCTCCTTAACGGGGGGATTCAATTTCAAACCGCTCCCGCAATTCCAGCCGGAAATATTCGCGCGTCTTCGACCGACGGATGTCGGCAAACGCAAAGCGTTCGACAAGGGCCTCTCGCAAATGGCGCAAGAGGGCACGGTGCAAATTATGCGAAGCCTCAATGATCAGGAAGCCCTGATTGCGGCGGTCGGTCGACTCCAGTTCGATGTGCTGCAATACCGACTGCGCCATGAGTACCGGGTGGAAACCATCTTGGACGCACTGCCATTTACTTGCAGTGCATGGCTGGACGGAGATCCCTCCACGTTCAAGTCACCGTCGGCATCGATGATGGTGAAGGACCAACGGGATCGAGTCGTCGTCCTCTTCGGCGATCAACTCATGAAGACCATCGCACGTGACCGAAATCCTGATCATGTCCTGCGGGATATGGGGTAG
- a CDS encoding Type I restriction-modification system, DNA-methyltransferase subunit M — MPKSKREPEKPKNGESTGLEAKLWAAADALRNNMDAAEYKHVVLGPRSRRSARSWTMR, encoded by the coding sequence ATGCCGAAATCGAAGAGAGAACCTGAGAAGCCTAAGAACGGTGAATCAACTGGTCTTGAAGCGAAGCTTTGGGCTGCCGCAGATGCGCTACGCAACAACATGGACGCGGCGGAGTACAAGCACGTCGTCCTCGGGCCCCGCAGCCGACGATCGGCACGATCGTGGACGATGCGATGA
- a CDS encoding Aldehyde dehydrogenase B, with the protein MSTTHTALRDLGIQAVNSGGSTGSGWWSGRNDGSLLSSINPATGEQIAGVYPCSADDYQRIVKESIEAFRIWRMVPAPKRGEMVRLIGQALREKKDQLGTLVSLEVGKIKAEGDGEVQEMIDMADFAVGQSRMLYGVTMQSERPAHRMSEQWHPLGPVGVITAFNFPVAVWAWNAFVAAIAGDTVIWKPSPKAPLCAVAVQQICNRVMQQQGYAGIFSLFIADQPALAEQMVQDERLPLISFTGSVPVGRRVASLVGHRLGRTLLELSGNNAVIVDETADINMAVRAILFGAVGTAGQRCTTTRRLIVHESRYEELVGRLVKAYAQVQIGNPLEKDVLMGPLIDHVAVEGYRAALDEIKKEGGEILCGGHVLNRPGYFVEPTIVRAKNEWPIVQRETFAPILYVMTFQTIDEAIAIHNGVKQGLSSAIFSNDVRRGERFLSAAGSDCGIANINIGTSGAEIGGAFGGEKETGGGREAGSDSWKAYMRRQTNTVNWGAELPLAQGIKFGS; encoded by the coding sequence ATGAGTACGACACACACTGCGCTCAGAGACCTGGGCATCCAAGCCGTCAATTCCGGCGGCAGTACCGGTAGCGGCTGGTGGTCCGGTCGTAATGATGGATCTCTCCTGTCCTCGATCAATCCTGCAACCGGCGAGCAAATTGCCGGTGTCTATCCCTGTTCGGCCGATGATTATCAGCGGATCGTGAAAGAATCGATTGAGGCGTTTCGCATCTGGCGGATGGTGCCGGCCCCGAAGCGTGGCGAGATGGTTCGGCTGATCGGGCAAGCCTTGCGTGAAAAGAAGGACCAATTGGGCACGCTGGTCTCGCTGGAAGTCGGCAAGATCAAGGCAGAAGGCGATGGTGAAGTGCAGGAGATGATCGATATGGCCGATTTCGCCGTCGGTCAGTCGCGGATGCTGTACGGCGTCACGATGCAGTCCGAGCGGCCGGCCCACCGCATGAGCGAGCAGTGGCACCCCTTGGGACCGGTCGGCGTCATCACGGCGTTCAATTTTCCTGTTGCCGTGTGGGCGTGGAATGCATTTGTGGCCGCCATTGCCGGCGATACCGTTATCTGGAAACCGTCACCGAAGGCGCCGCTCTGCGCCGTGGCGGTGCAACAGATTTGTAATCGCGTCATGCAGCAACAGGGCTATGCGGGCATTTTTTCACTCTTTATCGCCGACCAGCCGGCTCTTGCCGAACAGATGGTGCAGGATGAGCGCTTGCCGCTCATCTCGTTTACCGGATCGGTGCCGGTCGGTCGAAGGGTCGCCTCGTTAGTCGGACACCGGTTGGGCCGAACCCTCCTCGAACTCAGCGGCAACAATGCCGTGATCGTCGACGAGACCGCGGATATCAACATGGCGGTGCGCGCGATCTTATTCGGAGCCGTCGGAACCGCCGGGCAGCGCTGTACGACGACAAGGCGCCTGATCGTTCACGAATCACGCTATGAGGAATTGGTCGGCAGGCTCGTGAAAGCCTATGCCCAAGTGCAGATCGGCAATCCGCTGGAAAAAGACGTGCTCATGGGGCCGCTCATCGACCATGTAGCCGTGGAGGGCTATCGTGCCGCGCTCGATGAAATCAAGAAAGAAGGCGGCGAGATTCTCTGCGGCGGGCATGTGTTGAACCGTCCCGGTTATTTCGTGGAACCGACGATTGTCCGAGCAAAAAACGAATGGCCCATCGTGCAGCGCGAGACCTTCGCGCCGATTCTGTATGTCATGACCTTCCAAACAATTGATGAGGCTATCGCGATCCACAACGGCGTCAAACAGGGACTCTCGTCCGCCATATTTTCGAACGATGTTCGACGCGGCGAACGATTTCTGTCGGCGGCCGGAAGCGATTGTGGGATTGCCAACATCAATATCGGAACTTCTGGAGCAGAAATCGGCGGAGCGTTCGGCGGGGAAAAGGAAACAGGGGGAGGGCGAGAAGCAGGATCAGACTCTTGGAAAGCCTATATGCGCCGCCAGACCAACACCGTCAACTGGGGGGCGGAATTGCCGTTGGCTCAAGGCATTAAGTTTGGATCGTGA
- a CDS encoding DUF488 family protein, translated as MGKILVKRVYEPAAKSDGFRVLVDRLWPRGLSKEDAEIDLWLRDIGPSTALRKWFNHDPARWVEFQRRYHTELKTKRELLGELKAHAKKGSVTLLYSAKDEQHNQAVALRSFLSKRQASSSGEMEEMQ; from the coding sequence ATGGGTAAGATTCTTGTCAAACGTGTCTATGAACCGGCGGCCAAGTCCGATGGCTTCCGCGTACTGGTCGATCGGCTGTGGCCGCGTGGTTTGTCCAAAGAAGATGCCGAGATCGATCTTTGGCTTCGCGATATCGGCCCTTCGACGGCCTTGCGAAAATGGTTCAACCACGATCCCGCCCGTTGGGTGGAGTTCCAACGTCGCTACCACACTGAGCTGAAGACAAAAAGAGAGCTGTTGGGAGAACTGAAGGCTCATGCAAAAAAGGGATCTGTGACGCTCCTCTATTCCGCCAAAGATGAGCAACATAACCAGGCCGTCGCGCTGCGAAGTTTTTTGTCGAAACGGCAGGCATCCTCAAGCGGTGAGATGGAGGAGATGCAGTGA
- a CDS encoding Response regulator of zinc sigma-54-dependent two-component system: protein MGTLDEMVGASPAISAVFDLIRKMANTEMPVLITGETGTGKELTAQAIHERSLRKLGPFVPINCGAIPETLLESELFGHERGAFTGAVQQKKGKLEAAADGTLFLDEIGDLLPALQVKLLRFLQEGTFERVGGQETLHVDARVLAATNVDLKTAIDKNLFREDLYYRLGVLHIHLPPLRDRGEDTLLMAMVFLKQAAAAYRKTIRGYTPQAVDVLRAYSWPGNVRELSNRVRRAVVMAEGIEITPHDLDLAAEELQPADSLDSLRAAHRRIEMELLVKAISLHRGNLTRMARDLEVSRSTLYRKLRAYGLEKFVPAATPPSFDTRSKSKKSTKFSVQESEGEMPRESTAVNLALEPTDQATQSV from the coding sequence ATGGGAACCCTAGATGAAATGGTGGGTGCGAGTCCCGCCATCAGCGCAGTTTTCGATTTGATTCGCAAAATGGCGAACACCGAGATGCCGGTGCTCATCACCGGTGAGACGGGCACGGGTAAGGAATTGACCGCGCAAGCGATCCATGAGCGAAGTCTCCGAAAACTCGGACCATTCGTGCCGATCAATTGCGGGGCCATCCCGGAAACCTTGTTGGAGTCGGAATTATTCGGACATGAGCGCGGGGCTTTCACAGGAGCCGTCCAACAAAAGAAGGGCAAACTGGAAGCGGCGGCCGACGGCACATTATTTCTTGATGAAATCGGCGATCTGTTGCCGGCCCTACAAGTCAAACTGCTGCGGTTTTTACAGGAAGGCACATTCGAACGGGTCGGCGGGCAAGAGACGCTCCATGTCGATGCGCGTGTCCTTGCGGCGACTAATGTCGATTTGAAAACGGCGATCGACAAGAACCTCTTTCGAGAGGATCTCTATTATCGGCTCGGCGTGCTGCATATTCATCTGCCACCGCTGCGGGACCGGGGCGAAGACACTTTACTTATGGCCATGGTCTTTCTTAAGCAAGCCGCCGCGGCCTATCGCAAGACGATCCGAGGCTATACGCCCCAGGCTGTCGACGTGCTGCGTGCCTATTCGTGGCCGGGAAATGTGCGGGAGCTCAGCAATCGAGTCCGACGCGCCGTCGTCATGGCGGAAGGGATAGAGATTACTCCGCATGACTTGGATCTGGCCGCCGAGGAACTCCAACCAGCGGATTCCCTGGATTCTCTGCGGGCGGCTCACCGCCGGATTGAGATGGAGTTGCTGGTGAAGGCGATCAGCTTGCACCGCGGGAACTTGACCAGGATGGCCAGAGATCTGGAGGTAAGCCGCTCCACGTTGTACCGAAAACTGCGGGCCTATGGGCTTGAAAAGTTCGTGCCCGCTGCGACTCCGCCTTCTTTCGACACAAGATCCAAGTCCAAGAAGTCGACAAAATTCTCCGTTCAGGAGAGCGAGGGCGAGATGCCGCGTGAATCTACAGCGGTGAACCTTGCCTTGGAGCCGACGGATCAGGCCACTCAATCGGTCTAG
- a CDS encoding transposase, which yields MARPLRIEFPGALYHVTTRGNARQDIFIDDEDRQRFLGVLAHVVSRFHLLLHAYCLMDNHFHLVVETPDANLSRAMRQLNGVYTQAFNRRHGRVGHVLQGRFKAIVVDRESYLLELCRYVVLNPVRAKTTRKPDTYPWSSYQATAGVVSVPSLLTVDWLLSQFGQQRAAAQRKYRAFVAEGIGHHSLWEQVRGQVLLGNERFVERLAPQLRDKRPLKEISRQQRFATRPPLRHLFPAGSRADRTWRNEAIRRAHLEHGYSLSEIGRAVGLHSSTISRLVNPQASDDAQNKT from the coding sequence ATGGCCCGTCCTCTGCGCATCGAATTTCCCGGCGCGCTCTACCACGTCACCACCCGCGGCAACGCCCGGCAGGACATTTTCATCGATGACGAGGACCGGCAGCGGTTCCTTGGAGTACTGGCCCATGTCGTCTCCCGCTTTCATCTCCTGCTGCATGCCTATTGCCTGATGGACAATCACTTTCACCTCGTCGTGGAGACGCCCGACGCCAACCTGTCGAGGGCCATGCGTCAGCTCAACGGGGTCTACACCCAAGCCTTCAATCGCCGTCACGGTCGGGTCGGTCACGTGCTGCAAGGTCGTTTCAAGGCCATCGTGGTGGACCGGGAGAGCTATCTGCTGGAGCTTTGCCGCTATGTCGTGCTCAATCCGGTGCGGGCCAAGACCACCCGCAAACCCGATACCTATCCGTGGTCGAGCTACCAAGCGACGGCGGGGGTCGTCTCCGTGCCGTCGCTTTTGACAGTGGACTGGTTGCTGTCCCAATTTGGCCAGCAGCGGGCGGCCGCCCAGCGGAAGTACCGGGCCTTTGTCGCCGAGGGGATCGGTCACCATTCACTCTGGGAACAGGTTCGGGGACAGGTGCTCCTCGGGAACGAGCGATTTGTCGAACGTCTGGCGCCGCAGCTCCGGGACAAGCGTCCACTGAAAGAGATTTCCCGGCAGCAACGATTTGCGACCCGACCGCCGCTACGCCACCTCTTCCCTGCGGGTTCCCGTGCGGACCGCACGTGGCGTAATGAGGCCATTCGTCGGGCACATTTGGAACATGGCTACAGCCTGTCCGAAATTGGTCGAGCCGTGGGCCTGCACTCTTCGACGATCAGCCGCCTCGTGAATCCCCAGGCTAGCGACGATGCACAGAACAAGACCTGA
- a CDS encoding dehydrogenase, NADP-dependent, which produces MMNRVLVLGAGKIGSLIACLLNQHGRYEIHLGDMTLDAPKHLVEGLGLERVTPCLLDVRHPDAVGTYLSAHRFDAVLSSLPYFCNPTVAGLALTHQLHYFDLTEDVEVTNQIKVLSAGAQHAFMPQCGLAPGFISIVAHELMTHFETLDTVKMRVGALPVHPSNALKYSLTWSTDGLINEYGNVCYGIEQGEKVQLQPLEGYETIELDGLLYEAFNTSGGLGTLADSYAGQVRTMNYKTLRYPGHCEKIHLLMKDLKLNEDRETLKRILEHAVPQTLQDVVLIYASVTGRNEDGFFEENYVKKIYPQCIKGKLWSAIQVTTASSACGVMDLVLKHSSQYHGFVTQESVLLKDFLDNDFGACFR; this is translated from the coding sequence ATGATGAATCGTGTGCTCGTCCTCGGTGCCGGCAAGATCGGGTCTCTGATTGCCTGCCTGCTCAATCAACATGGCCGGTACGAGATTCATCTGGGCGACATGACCTTGGATGCACCGAAGCACCTGGTCGAAGGCCTCGGGTTGGAGCGAGTGACTCCATGCCTGCTCGACGTGAGACATCCGGATGCCGTCGGCACCTATCTCTCAGCGCATCGATTCGACGCCGTTCTCTCGAGCCTGCCCTATTTCTGTAATCCGACCGTCGCCGGTCTGGCCCTGACTCATCAGTTGCATTACTTCGACCTGACGGAAGATGTCGAAGTGACGAACCAGATCAAGGTCTTGAGCGCCGGTGCTCAGCATGCCTTTATGCCGCAATGCGGCCTTGCGCCGGGTTTCATCAGCATCGTTGCGCATGAGCTGATGACCCACTTTGAGACGCTGGATACGGTCAAGATGCGCGTGGGCGCGTTGCCCGTGCATCCCAGTAATGCGCTCAAGTATTCGCTGACCTGGTCCACCGACGGGCTCATTAATGAGTACGGCAATGTGTGTTACGGGATTGAACAAGGTGAGAAAGTCCAGCTGCAACCGCTCGAAGGGTACGAAACGATCGAGTTGGACGGGCTGCTGTACGAAGCGTTCAACACGTCCGGAGGATTAGGGACCTTGGCCGACAGTTATGCGGGACAAGTTCGAACCATGAACTATAAGACGCTCCGTTATCCCGGCCACTGTGAGAAAATCCATCTGTTGATGAAGGACCTCAAACTGAACGAAGATCGAGAAACGCTGAAGCGTATCCTCGAACATGCCGTTCCCCAGACCCTGCAGGATGTCGTCTTGATCTATGCTTCGGTCACCGGACGGAACGAGGACGGATTCTTCGAGGAAAACTATGTGAAGAAGATCTATCCGCAATGTATCAAGGGAAAACTCTGGTCGGCCATCCAAGTGACGACCGCGTCCAGCGCCTGCGGTGTCATGGACCTTGTCTTGAAACACTCCTCGCAGTACCATGGATTCGTCACTCAGGAATCCGTATTGTTGAAAGATTTCTTGGACAATGATTTTGGAGCTTGTTTTCGATGA
- a CDS encoding Type I restriction-modification system, DNA-methyltransferase subunit M, producing the protein MLPKDYARPGLDKQRLGQLINLVSDIGLGSPPDRAKDVLGRIYEYFLVQFASTEGKKGGQFYTPSRAVRVLVEMLAPYKGRIYDPCCGSGGMFMSSEKFIEMHSGKLGDISIYGQESNCTGGSL; encoded by the coding sequence GTGCTGCCAAAAGACTATGCTCGTCCTGGTCTCGACAAACAACGACTCGGTCAGCTCATTAATTTGGTGAGCGATATCGGCCTCGGTAGTCCGCCAGATCGAGCCAAAGATGTTCTCGGGCGAATCTATGAGTACTTTCTTGTGCAATTTGCCAGCACCGAAGGTAAGAAGGGCGGGCAGTTCTATACGCCTTCCAGAGCCGTCCGCGTACTCGTCGAAATGCTGGCCCCGTACAAAGGCCGTATCTATGATCCGTGCTGCGGATCGGGCGGCATGTTCATGAGCAGCGAGAAGTTCATCGAGATGCACAGCGGCAAGCTCGGCGACATCTCCATCTATGGCCAGGAGTCAAACTGCACTGGCGGCTCGCTATAG
- a CDS encoding 2,5-diketo-D-gluconic acid reductase has product MPLTTYNNVSIPSFMYGTAWKKEATTGLVLQAIEAGFTAIDTANQLVHYDEARVGEALLQLAKQGTTRDKLFLQTKFTPINGQDHRLPYDASAAITTQVQQSFAGSLTHLHTDYLDSYVLHGPYSRRGLGAEDWEVWAAIESLYDAGKAKMIGVSNVTADQLTLLCMKAKHKPMVVQNRCYAAFGWDKEVREICRTQHIIYQGFSLLTANREVFTNPQIRTMAVRYEVTLAQLIFRFAMQVGMLPLTGTTNPQHMKEDLQSDRFTLLSEEVRQIETIGL; this is encoded by the coding sequence ATGCCATTGACCACTTACAATAACGTTTCCATTCCTTCCTTCATGTACGGCACCGCGTGGAAAAAGGAGGCCACGACCGGACTGGTGCTGCAAGCCATAGAAGCCGGGTTCACCGCAATCGATACGGCCAATCAACTGGTCCATTACGATGAAGCGAGAGTGGGGGAGGCACTTTTACAATTGGCGAAGCAGGGCACGACCCGCGACAAGCTGTTTCTGCAAACGAAGTTCACCCCGATCAACGGCCAGGATCATCGTCTCCCTTACGATGCGAGCGCGGCTATTACCACCCAGGTACAGCAATCTTTCGCCGGCTCTCTCACGCACCTCCATACAGACTATCTCGACTCGTATGTATTACATGGTCCCTACTCACGGCGAGGTTTGGGAGCGGAAGACTGGGAAGTCTGGGCCGCCATCGAATCCCTCTATGATGCCGGCAAGGCAAAGATGATCGGGGTCAGCAACGTCACGGCCGATCAGCTGACGTTGCTCTGCATGAAGGCCAAACATAAGCCGATGGTGGTGCAGAACCGCTGCTATGCAGCCTTCGGGTGGGACAAAGAGGTACGGGAGATTTGCCGGACGCAGCACATTATTTATCAAGGCTTCTCGCTCTTGACCGCGAACCGAGAAGTATTCACCAATCCCCAGATCCGGACGATGGCGGTTCGGTATGAAGTCACCCTTGCCCAGCTCATTTTCCGATTTGCGATGCAGGTCGGCATGCTGCCGTTGACCGGCACGACGAATCCTCAACACATGAAAGAAGACCTGCAATCGGATCGATTTACCTTGCTCTCGGAGGAAGTTCGACAGATTGAGACCATCGGCCTTTAG